Proteins encoded by one window of Enterococcus saccharolyticus subsp. saccharolyticus:
- the fabD gene encoding ACP S-malonyltransferase, with the protein MKTAFLFSGQGAQYVGMGQELFDQEEIVRQTFDEASDVLGYDMAELCFTENERLNQTEYTQPAILTVSVAFWRLLEAKGYHADAVAGLSLGEYTALVASGALDFKTAVALVAKRGSYMATAAPQGTGKMVAVMNAPIETIEEACKQASERGIVSPANYNTPQQIVIGGEVVAVDEAVERLKEAGVKRMIPLNVSGPFHTALLKPAADKLKVALEEVTFNEMTVPVISNTTAQVMQQDEIKELLERQVMSPVRFYESVATLKELGVERIIEIGPGKVLSGFIKKIDKTLVMSRVEDSNTLQETEAGLS; encoded by the coding sequence ATGAAGACAGCTTTCTTATTTAGTGGCCAAGGTGCTCAATATGTTGGCATGGGACAAGAATTATTTGATCAAGAAGAAATTGTTCGTCAAACATTTGATGAAGCAAGTGACGTCTTAGGCTACGATATGGCAGAATTATGTTTTACAGAAAATGAACGATTAAATCAAACAGAATATACTCAGCCCGCGATTCTAACGGTTAGTGTGGCTTTTTGGCGTTTATTAGAAGCCAAAGGGTATCATGCAGATGCTGTCGCTGGATTAAGTCTAGGAGAGTACACTGCCTTAGTAGCAAGTGGTGCGTTAGATTTTAAAACAGCGGTCGCTTTAGTTGCTAAACGTGGTTCATATATGGCAACAGCTGCACCACAAGGAACAGGTAAAATGGTTGCAGTCATGAATGCACCGATTGAAACAATTGAAGAAGCGTGTAAACAAGCAAGTGAAAGAGGAATTGTTTCACCTGCAAACTACAATACACCACAACAAATTGTGATTGGCGGTGAAGTAGTAGCCGTTGATGAAGCAGTTGAACGGTTAAAAGAAGCTGGCGTGAAACGTATGATTCCATTAAATGTGAGTGGTCCATTCCACACAGCGCTATTAAAACCAGCAGCAGATAAACTAAAAGTTGCTTTAGAAGAAGTGACATTTAATGAGATGACTGTCCCGGTTATTAGTAACACAACTGCTCAAGTCATGCAACAAGATGAAATCAAAGAGTTGTTGGAACGTCAAGTGATGTCGCCAGTTCGCTTTTATGAAAGCGTAGCAACATTAAAAGAATTAGGTGTGGAGCGTATCATTGAGATTGGTCCCGGTAAAGTACTTTCAGGTTTTATCAAAAAAATTGACAAAACATTAGTCATGTCTCGTGTAGAAGATAGTAACACGCTACAAGAGACGGAGGCAGGATTATCCTAG
- the fabZ gene encoding 3-hydroxyacyl-ACP dehydratase FabZ produces MNIQEIKEIIPHRYPMLLIDRVEELVDGERVVAKKNVTINEPFFQGHFPHEPVMPGVLIVEAMAQAGAVALLSLEQFRGKTAYFGGIDKAKFRKKVTPGDTLILEVEIIKVKASAGIGKGVAKVDGKKVAEAELTFMIG; encoded by the coding sequence TTGAATATTCAAGAAATCAAAGAAATTATCCCTCATCGTTATCCGATGTTATTAATCGATCGTGTGGAAGAATTAGTAGACGGTGAACGTGTTGTTGCCAAGAAAAACGTAACGATCAATGAACCTTTCTTCCAAGGTCATTTTCCTCACGAACCAGTAATGCCTGGTGTATTAATTGTTGAGGCAATGGCTCAAGCTGGCGCAGTTGCGTTGTTATCATTAGAGCAATTTCGTGGTAAAACAGCTTATTTTGGTGGAATTGACAAAGCGAAATTCCGTAAAAAAGTAACACCTGGAGACACATTAATTCTAGAAGTGGAAATCATTAAAGTAAAAGCTTCTGCAGGAATTGGTAAAGGTGTAGCGAAAGTGGATGGCAAGAAAGTTGCCGAAGCTGAATTAACCTTCATGATTGGATAG
- the fabG gene encoding 3-oxoacyl-[acyl-carrier-protein] reductase: protein MELKDKTVFVTGSTRGIGLAIAKAFAQEGANIVLNGRREISEELIASIEAFGVKCVGVSGDISDFKNAGEMIKEAEEKLGVVAVLVNNAGITNDKLLLRMTEEDFEQVLKINLTGTFNMTQQVMKKMLKQREGVIINLSSVSGLMGNAGQANYAASKAGVVGFTKSVAREVAPRGITCNAIAPGFIQTDMTDVLSDKVKEQVTQTIPLQRFGNVEDIAKAAIFLAKSPYITGQVLNVDGGLVMHG from the coding sequence ATGGAATTAAAAGATAAAACGGTTTTTGTTACAGGTAGTACGCGAGGCATTGGTTTAGCTATCGCAAAAGCATTCGCTCAAGAAGGCGCAAATATCGTCTTAAATGGTCGCCGTGAAATCTCTGAAGAACTGATCGCTTCGATTGAAGCATTTGGTGTAAAATGTGTGGGCGTTTCAGGTGACATTTCAGATTTCAAAAATGCTGGTGAAATGATTAAAGAAGCAGAAGAAAAATTAGGTGTTGTAGCTGTTTTGGTTAATAATGCGGGAATTACGAACGATAAATTATTACTTCGTATGACTGAAGAAGATTTTGAGCAAGTCTTAAAAATCAATTTAACAGGGACATTCAACATGACACAACAAGTTATGAAAAAAATGTTGAAACAACGTGAAGGTGTAATTATCAACCTTTCAAGTGTTTCTGGATTAATGGGAAATGCAGGTCAAGCAAACTATGCAGCAAGTAAAGCAGGGGTCGTTGGTTTTACTAAATCAGTAGCTAGAGAAGTAGCGCCAAGAGGGATTACTTGTAACGCTATTGCACCTGGATTTATCCAAACAGATATGACGGATGTTTTATCTGATAAAGTGAAAGAACAAGTGACACAAACTATTCCATTACAACGTTTTGGAAATGTTGAAGATATTGCCAAAGCTGCTATTTTCTTAGCAAAAAGTCCATATATCACTGGTCAAGTTTTAAATGTTGACGGTGGATTGGTCATGCACGGTTAA
- a CDS encoding acyl carrier protein, whose amino-acid sequence MVFEKIQDIVAEELGKDKEEIKLTTNIQEDLEADSLDLFQIINEIEDEFDVKIEVEDGIKTVEDLVKYVEQQQA is encoded by the coding sequence ATGGTATTCGAAAAAATTCAAGACATCGTAGCAGAAGAATTAGGTAAAGATAAAGAAGAAATCAAATTAACAACAAACATTCAAGAAGATTTAGAAGCAGATAGCTTAGATTTATTCCAAATCATTAACGAAATTGAAGATGAATTTGATGTGAAAATTGAAGTTGAAGACGGAATTAAAACTGTTGAAGACTTAGTGAAATACGTAGAACAACAACAAGCTTAA
- the fabF gene encoding beta-ketoacyl-ACP synthase II gives MNRVVITGYGVVSPIGNDPESFLTSLKEGTNGIGPITKFDAEATGISVAGEVKDFPLEKYFIKKDTKRMDEFSLYGIHAALDAIEMAKLDTKAIDADRFGVMVGSGIGGLPTIQDQVTRMNAKGPKRVSPMFVPMSIVNMVAGNIALRVGARGICTTTVTACASGTHSVGEAFRNIKHGYADVMLAGGSEATICEIGIAGFASLTALTTESDPNKASTPFDKDRSGFVMGEGAGVLLLESLDHALARGANILGEVVGYGANCDAYHMTAPNPDGSGAGKAMKLAMSEAGIAPSEVGYINAHGTSTPANDVSEATAIHYGLGDSYKDTYVSSTKSMTGHLLGAAGGVEAVATLLALQHQFIPPNINVTEQDPEIDLNVVINESKPAELTYAMSNSLGFGGHNAVILMKRWEA, from the coding sequence ATGAATCGAGTAGTAATTACAGGTTATGGTGTGGTTTCCCCAATCGGAAATGATCCAGAATCATTCTTAACAAGTTTAAAAGAAGGAACCAATGGGATTGGTCCGATTACAAAATTTGACGCCGAAGCAACAGGTATTTCAGTTGCCGGTGAAGTAAAAGATTTTCCATTAGAAAAATATTTCATTAAAAAAGACACAAAACGTATGGATGAATTCTCATTATATGGTATTCATGCAGCATTAGATGCGATTGAAATGGCTAAATTAGATACAAAAGCTATCGATGCAGACCGTTTTGGTGTCATGGTTGGTTCAGGAATTGGTGGTTTGCCAACAATTCAAGACCAAGTGACACGTATGAATGCAAAAGGACCAAAACGTGTTTCACCAATGTTTGTACCAATGTCTATCGTTAATATGGTTGCAGGAAACATTGCTTTACGCGTAGGTGCGCGAGGAATTTGTACAACAACTGTAACCGCTTGTGCTTCAGGAACACATTCTGTAGGTGAAGCGTTCCGTAACATTAAACATGGTTATGCGGATGTGATGCTTGCTGGTGGTTCAGAAGCGACAATTTGTGAAATCGGGATTGCTGGTTTTGCTTCATTAACAGCTTTAACGACTGAATCTGATCCAAATAAAGCATCAACACCGTTTGATAAAGACCGTAGTGGTTTTGTTATGGGTGAAGGAGCCGGTGTTCTATTATTAGAATCATTAGACCATGCTTTAGCACGTGGTGCGAATATTTTAGGTGAAGTTGTAGGATATGGAGCAAACTGCGATGCGTATCACATGACTGCGCCAAATCCAGATGGTTCAGGTGCAGGTAAAGCGATGAAATTAGCAATGTCAGAAGCTGGAATTGCACCTTCAGAAGTTGGCTATATCAATGCCCATGGCACAAGTACGCCTGCTAATGATGTATCTGAAGCAACTGCTATTCATTATGGATTAGGAGATAGCTACAAAGATACGTATGTAAGTAGTACAAAATCAATGACTGGTCACTTATTAGGTGCAGCCGGTGGTGTGGAAGCTGTTGCAACTCTATTAGCGTTACAACATCAATTTATCCCACCAAATATTAATGTGACAGAGCAAGATCCAGAGATTGATTTGAACGTTGTGATTAATGAAAGCAAACCTGCTGAATTAACTTATGCAATGAGCAACTCACTTGGATTTGGTGGTCACAACGCAGTTATTTTGATGAAACGTTGGGAGGCATAA
- the accB gene encoding acetyl-CoA carboxylase biotin carboxyl carrier protein has protein sequence MELNELKDLLSLFDQSTLTEFNLKDGNFELYLSKNNVARAQTAVPAAQPAPVQQSQVIEAVQPAAAPVQATPAQPVPEVIAGTEIVSPLVGVTYLKPSPDKPNFKQVGDRVQKGDVVCIVEAMKVMNEITSDISGEIVEVLVENEQVVEFNQPLFRVKEG, from the coding sequence ATGGAACTAAATGAGTTAAAGGACTTACTTTCTCTTTTTGATCAATCCACATTAACTGAATTTAATCTAAAAGATGGAAACTTTGAATTATATCTAAGCAAAAACAATGTAGCTCGCGCACAAACTGCTGTGCCAGCAGCACAACCGGCACCTGTGCAACAGTCTCAAGTGATTGAGGCAGTTCAACCTGCTGCAGCGCCTGTTCAAGCAACACCAGCGCAACCAGTACCAGAAGTGATTGCTGGAACAGAAATTGTTTCACCATTAGTTGGTGTGACTTATTTAAAACCAAGTCCAGATAAACCAAACTTCAAACAAGTTGGCGATCGTGTGCAAAAAGGCGATGTTGTTTGTATCGTCGAAGCAATGAAAGTTATGAATGAAATTACAAGTGATATTTCCGGTGAAATCGTAGAAGTCTTAGTAGAAAACGAGCAAGTAGTTGAATTTAATCAACCATTGTTCCGTGTGAAAGAAGGTTAA